One region of Enterobacter ludwigii genomic DNA includes:
- the ileS gene encoding isoleucine--tRNA ligase, which produces MSDYKSTLNLPETGFPMRGDLAKREPGMLARWTDDDLYGIIRAAKKGKKTFILHDGPPYANGSIHIGHSVNKILKDIIVKSKGLAGYDSPYVPGWDCHGLPIELKVEQEFGKPGEKFTAAEFRAKCREFAATQVDGQRADFIRLGVLGDWSHPYLTMDFKTEANIIRALGKIIGNGHLHKGAKPVHWCVDCRSALAEAEVEYYDKTSPSIDVAFHAVDQDAVKAKFGVSSVNGPVSLVIWTTTPWTLPANRAISLSGEFEYALVQIDGQAVILAKDLVESVLKRAHIANYTVLGTVKGDALELMRFKHPFLDFDVPAILGDHVTLDAGTGAVHTAGGHGPDDYNISLKYGLEIANPVGPDGSYLPGTYPALDGINVFKANDIIVDMLRTSGALLHVEKMQHSYPCCWRHKTPIIFRATPQWFVSMDQKGLRAQSLKEIKGVQWIPDWGQARIESMVANRPDWCISRQRTWGVPMSLFVHKETQELHPNTLELMEEVAKRVEVDGIQAWWDLDSRDILGADADNYEKVPDTLDVWFDSGSTHSSVVDVRPEFAGHAADMYLEGSDQHRGWFMSSLMISTAMKGKAPYRQVLTHGFTVDGQGRKMSKSIGNTVSPQDVMNKLGADILRLWVASTDYTGEMAVSDEILKRAADSYRRIRNTARFLLANLNGFDPVKDMVKPEEMVVLDRWAVGCAKAAQEDILKAYESYDFHEVVQRLMRFCSIEMGSFYLDIIKDRQYTAKADSVARRSCQTALFHIAEALVRWMAPIMSFTADEIWGYLPGNREKYVFTGEWYEGLFDLSSTEAMNDAFWDELLKVRGEVNKVIEQARADKKVGGSLEATVTLYAEPELAAKLTALGDELRFVLLTSGAKVADYADASADAQQSELLKGLKVALSKAEGEKCPRCWHYTTDVGKVADHADICGRCVSNVAGDGEKRKFA; this is translated from the coding sequence ATGAGTGACTATAAATCAACCCTGAATTTGCCGGAAACAGGGTTCCCGATGCGCGGCGATCTCGCCAAGCGTGAACCGGGAATGCTGGCGCGTTGGACTGATGATGACCTGTACGGCATCATTCGTGCAGCCAAAAAAGGCAAAAAAACCTTCATTCTGCATGATGGCCCTCCATATGCGAATGGCAGCATTCATATTGGTCACTCTGTAAACAAGATTCTGAAAGACATTATCGTGAAGTCCAAAGGACTCGCGGGATATGACTCGCCTTACGTTCCGGGCTGGGACTGCCACGGTCTGCCAATCGAGCTGAAAGTTGAGCAAGAGTTTGGCAAGCCAGGTGAGAAGTTCACCGCCGCAGAGTTCCGCGCGAAATGCCGCGAATTTGCAGCCACTCAGGTTGACGGTCAGCGTGCTGATTTCATCCGTCTGGGCGTGCTGGGCGACTGGTCACACCCTTACCTGACCATGGACTTCAAAACTGAAGCCAACATCATCCGTGCGCTGGGCAAAATCATCGGTAACGGCCACCTGCACAAAGGCGCGAAGCCGGTGCACTGGTGCGTGGACTGCCGTTCTGCGCTGGCAGAAGCGGAAGTTGAGTATTACGACAAAACCTCTCCGTCTATCGACGTGGCGTTCCACGCGGTAGATCAGGATGCGGTGAAAGCTAAATTTGGCGTGTCGTCCGTTAACGGTCCGGTCTCTCTGGTTATCTGGACCACCACGCCGTGGACGCTGCCTGCCAACCGCGCGATCTCCCTGTCAGGTGAGTTCGAATACGCACTGGTGCAGATTGACGGTCAGGCGGTTATCCTGGCGAAAGACCTGGTTGAAAGCGTGCTGAAACGCGCGCATATCGCCAACTATACCGTGCTGGGCACCGTGAAAGGCGACGCGCTGGAGCTGATGCGCTTCAAACACCCGTTCCTGGACTTCGATGTTCCGGCGATCCTGGGCGACCACGTCACGCTGGACGCGGGTACCGGTGCGGTACATACCGCCGGTGGCCACGGTCCTGACGACTACAACATCAGCCTGAAATACGGTCTGGAAATCGCCAACCCGGTTGGCCCGGACGGTTCATACCTGCCTGGCACCTACCCGGCGCTGGACGGTATCAACGTCTTTAAGGCGAACGACATCATCGTCGATATGCTGCGCACCAGCGGCGCACTGCTGCACGTTGAGAAAATGCAGCACAGCTACCCGTGCTGCTGGCGTCACAAGACGCCGATCATCTTCCGTGCGACCCCGCAGTGGTTCGTCAGCATGGATCAGAAAGGCCTGCGCGCGCAGTCTCTGAAAGAGATCAAAGGCGTGCAGTGGATCCCTGACTGGGGCCAGGCGCGTATCGAATCCATGGTGGCGAACCGTCCTGACTGGTGTATCTCCCGTCAGCGTACCTGGGGCGTGCCAATGTCTCTGTTCGTGCATAAAGAGACGCAGGAACTGCACCCGAACACCCTGGAACTGATGGAAGAAGTGGCGAAGCGCGTCGAAGTTGACGGTATTCAGGCGTGGTGGGATCTCGATTCCCGCGACATCCTGGGCGCTGATGCAGACAACTACGAGAAAGTGCCGGATACCCTGGACGTGTGGTTCGACTCCGGGTCTACCCACTCCTCAGTCGTTGACGTACGCCCGGAATTTGCCGGTCACGCTGCCGACATGTATCTGGAAGGATCTGACCAACACCGTGGCTGGTTCATGTCATCTCTGATGATCTCTACCGCTATGAAAGGCAAAGCCCCTTACCGCCAGGTACTGACCCACGGTTTCACCGTGGATGGTCAGGGCCGTAAGATGTCCAAGTCTATCGGTAACACCGTTTCTCCGCAGGACGTGATGAATAAGCTGGGCGCAGACATTCTGCGTCTGTGGGTGGCTTCGACCGACTACACCGGCGAAATGGCGGTGTCTGATGAGATCCTGAAACGTGCTGCCGACAGCTATCGTCGTATCCGTAACACCGCGCGCTTCCTGCTGGCGAACCTGAACGGTTTCGATCCGGTGAAAGACATGGTGAAACCGGAAGAGATGGTGGTTCTGGATCGCTGGGCGGTAGGCTGTGCGAAAGCGGCGCAGGAAGATATCCTGAAAGCCTATGAGTCTTACGACTTCCACGAAGTGGTGCAGCGCCTGATGCGCTTCTGCTCCATCGAGATGGGCTCGTTCTACCTCGACATCATCAAAGACCGCCAGTACACCGCGAAAGCGGACAGCGTGGCGCGTCGTAGCTGCCAGACCGCGCTGTTCCACATCGCAGAAGCGCTGGTGCGCTGGATGGCGCCGATCATGTCCTTCACCGCGGATGAAATCTGGGGCTACCTGCCAGGCAACCGTGAGAAATATGTCTTCACGGGCGAGTGGTACGAAGGTCTGTTCGATCTCTCCAGCACCGAAGCGATGAATGACGCTTTCTGGGACGAGCTGCTGAAAGTGCGTGGCGAAGTGAACAAGGTTATCGAGCAGGCACGTGCGGATAAGAAAGTCGGTGGCTCTCTGGAAGCGACAGTGACTCTGTACGCAGAACCTGAGCTGGCGGCAAAACTGACGGCGCTGGGCGATGAATTGCGATTTGTCCTGTTGACCTCCGGTGCGAAAGTTGCAGATTATGCCGACGCTTCTGCTGATGCTCAGCAGAGCGAGTTGCTCAAAGGACTGAAAGTCGCGCTGAGCAAAGCCGAAGGTGAGAAATGCCCGCGCTGCTGGCACTACACCACTGATGTCGGCAAGGTGGCGGATCACGCAGATATCTGCGGACGCTGTGTAAGCAACGTCGCCGGAGACGGCGAAAAACGTAAGTTTGCCTGA
- the lspA gene encoding signal peptidase II, whose translation MSKTLCSTGLRWLWLVVVVLIIDLGSKFLILQNFALGETVSLFPSLNLHYARNYGAAFSFLADSGGWQRWFFAGIAIGICVVLAVLMYRSKATQKLNNIAYALIIGGALGNLFDRLWHGFVVDMIDFYVGDWHFATFNLADSAICIGAALIVLEGFLPNSAAKEQA comes from the coding sequence ATGAGTAAAACTCTCTGTTCAACAGGACTGCGCTGGCTGTGGCTGGTTGTGGTGGTGCTGATTATTGATCTGGGCAGCAAGTTCCTGATCCTCCAGAATTTTGCTCTGGGGGAGACGGTTTCACTGTTCCCGTCGCTTAACCTGCACTATGCACGCAACTACGGTGCGGCGTTTAGTTTCCTTGCTGACAGCGGTGGCTGGCAGCGCTGGTTCTTTGCAGGTATCGCGATCGGTATCTGTGTGGTGCTGGCGGTGCTGATGTACCGTTCGAAGGCAACGCAAAAGCTGAATAACATTGCCTACGCACTGATCATTGGCGGCGCACTGGGCAACCTGTTTGACCGCCTGTGGCACGGCTTTGTGGTCGATATGATCGACTTCTACGTCGGCGACTGGCACTTCGCGACCTTTAACCTCGCCGATAGCGCAATTTGCATCGGTGCGGCGTTAATCGTGCTGGAAGGCTTCTTGCCTAACTCGGCCGCGAAAGAGCAGGCGTAA
- the fkpB gene encoding FKBP-type peptidyl-prolyl cis-trans isomerase yields MSKSVQSNSAVLVHFTLKLDDGSTAESTRNNGKPALFRLGDTSLSEGLEQQLLGLKEGEKKAFSLEPDAAFGVPSPDLIQYFSRREFMDAGEPEIGAIMLFTAMDGSEMPGVIREINGDSITVDFNHPLAGRTVHFDIEVLEIDPVLEA; encoded by the coding sequence ATGTCTAAATCCGTACAGAGCAACAGCGCGGTTCTCGTTCACTTCACGCTGAAACTGGATGATGGCTCTACCGCTGAATCCACCCGCAATAACGGCAAACCAGCCCTGTTTCGTCTTGGCGATACCTCCCTGTCTGAAGGTCTTGAACAACAGCTTCTTGGTCTGAAAGAGGGTGAGAAAAAGGCGTTTTCACTGGAGCCGGATGCCGCGTTTGGCGTGCCAAGCCCGGATCTGATCCAGTATTTCTCGCGCCGCGAGTTTATGGATGCGGGCGAGCCGGAAATCGGGGCGATTATGCTCTTTACCGCTATGGATGGCAGCGAAATGCCTGGCGTGATCCGCGAAATCAACGGCGACTCCATCACCGTTGACTTCAACCATCCACTTGCCGGGCGCACCGTCCATTTTGATATTGAAGTGCTGGAGATTGACCCAGTACTGGAGGCCTGA
- the ispH gene encoding 4-hydroxy-3-methylbut-2-enyl diphosphate reductase: MQILLANPRGFCAGVDRAISIVENALEIYGAPIYVRHEVVHNRYVVDSLRERGAIFIEQISEVPDGAILIFSAHGVSQAVRNEAKSRDLTVFDATCPLVTKVHMEVARASRRGEESILIGHAGHPEVEGTMGQYSNPEGGMYLVESPEDVLTLNVKNEARLSFMTQTTLSVDDTSDVIDALRQRFPKIVGPRKDDICYATTNRQEAVRALAEQADVVLVVGSKNSSNSNRLAELAQRMGKAAFLIDDATDIQEAWVKNVACVGVTAGASAPDILVQNVIVRLQELGGGEAIPLEGREENIVFEVPKELRIDAREVE, translated from the coding sequence ATGCAGATCCTGTTGGCTAACCCGCGCGGCTTCTGCGCCGGTGTAGACCGCGCTATCAGCATTGTTGAAAACGCGCTGGAGATCTACGGCGCGCCGATTTATGTGCGTCACGAAGTAGTGCATAACCGCTATGTGGTCGACAGCCTGCGCGAGCGCGGTGCCATCTTTATCGAGCAGATTAGCGAAGTGCCGGATGGTGCGATCCTGATTTTCTCCGCGCATGGCGTTTCTCAGGCAGTGCGTAACGAAGCGAAAAGCCGCGATTTGACGGTGTTTGATGCCACCTGTCCTTTAGTGACAAAGGTGCATATGGAAGTGGCGCGTGCCAGCCGTCGTGGTGAAGAGTCGATTCTGATTGGCCACGCGGGTCATCCGGAAGTTGAAGGCACCATGGGCCAGTACAGCAACCCGGAAGGGGGCATGTATCTGGTTGAGTCACCGGAAGATGTCCTGACGCTGAATGTGAAAAACGAAGCCCGTCTGTCGTTTATGACCCAGACGACGCTCTCCGTGGACGATACCTCTGACGTGATTGATGCCCTGCGTCAGCGTTTCCCGAAAATCGTCGGGCCGCGTAAAGATGACATCTGCTACGCGACCACTAACCGCCAGGAAGCGGTGCGTGCACTGGCTGAACAGGCGGATGTGGTGCTGGTTGTTGGCTCGAAGAACTCCTCTAACTCCAACCGCCTGGCCGAGCTTGCGCAGCGTATGGGGAAAGCGGCATTCCTGATTGACGATGCAACGGACATTCAGGAAGCGTGGGTGAAAAATGTGGCCTGCGTCGGCGTTACCGCAGGCGCTTCCGCGCCGGATATTCTGGTGCAGAACGTGATTGTCCGTCTGCAGGAGCTGGGCGGTGGCGAAGCGATACCGCTGGAAGGACGCGAAGAGAACATCGTTTTCGAAGTCCCGAAAGAACTGCGTATCGACGCCCGCGAAGTGGAATAG
- a CDS encoding glucose-6-phosphate isomerase encodes MEPEIILPPQVAWATGALARGPLVRKTTRLADLPCIFANREEWRCRDPQQSVYDVEVLESPMAEGALYVGVTHLHAGKVGDEFFMTRGHFHERREQGEVYFGLRGSGLLLLQTEAGDARIEQVATGSVHIIPPFTAHRLINTGNETLSSLAVWPSVAGHDYAALAEGFALRVFAAGQGVEVRHV; translated from the coding sequence ATGGAACCAGAAATTATTCTGCCACCTCAGGTGGCATGGGCTACTGGGGCGCTAGCCAGAGGCCCGCTTGTTCGCAAGACAACCCGCCTTGCCGATCTTCCCTGCATCTTCGCTAACCGCGAGGAGTGGAGGTGTCGCGACCCCCAACAAAGCGTATACGACGTTGAGGTACTGGAATCCCCCATGGCTGAGGGGGCGCTCTACGTTGGTGTCACGCACCTTCATGCAGGTAAAGTTGGTGATGAGTTCTTTATGACGCGCGGTCATTTTCATGAGCGCCGTGAACAGGGGGAAGTCTATTTTGGCCTGCGTGGCAGCGGCTTACTGTTGTTGCAAACGGAGGCGGGCGATGCGCGTATTGAGCAGGTAGCAACAGGGTCGGTACACATTATTCCTCCTTTTACGGCGCACCGTTTGATCAACACCGGTAATGAGACGCTCTCCTCGCTGGCCGTCTGGCCAAGCGTCGCGGGGCACGACTACGCGGCGCTGGCAGAGGGTTTCGCTCTGCGAGTCTTTGCCGCCGGGCAAGGTGTCGAGGTGCGTCATGTCTGA
- a CDS encoding glucose-6-phosphate isomerase, translating into MSDYGLDMTITHQPLGFSYGDDVTGPMPEIRSLDQIRPSLRDPDCQGPDLVYAIAMDVARLMDRPELEKRMLLFGVVTYAAGTLGDEPIRSQGHIHRISQHSGWSPPELYEIWQGKAIIYMQEYVEDDPGRCFAVLAGPGEKVLVPPGWGHATISASPDTPLTFGAWCDREYGFEYDAVRARKGLAWYPLVQGKNIIWQHNSHYMAGRLQMITPRRYSEFGITDEPIYQQFIDDPARFQFISRPDRTAELWHHFHP; encoded by the coding sequence ATGTCTGACTATGGCCTTGATATGACCATTACCCATCAACCGCTGGGTTTTAGCTATGGTGATGATGTCACCGGGCCGATGCCGGAAATCCGTAGTCTGGATCAGATTCGCCCGTCACTGCGCGATCCTGACTGTCAGGGGCCGGATCTGGTGTATGCCATCGCCATGGATGTCGCGCGACTGATGGACAGGCCGGAGCTGGAAAAACGGATGTTGCTCTTTGGTGTGGTTACCTACGCCGCAGGTACGCTCGGCGATGAGCCAATTCGCAGCCAGGGGCATATTCACCGCATCAGCCAGCATAGCGGATGGTCACCGCCGGAGCTTTATGAGATCTGGCAAGGTAAAGCGATTATTTACATGCAGGAGTACGTCGAGGACGATCCCGGACGCTGTTTTGCCGTTTTAGCGGGGCCAGGAGAAAAGGTGCTGGTGCCACCTGGCTGGGGTCATGCGACTATTTCGGCCTCGCCTGATACTCCGCTGACTTTTGGTGCCTGGTGCGATCGTGAGTACGGCTTTGAATATGACGCGGTTCGCGCGCGCAAGGGGCTGGCCTGGTATCCGCTGGTTCAGGGAAAAAATATTATATGGCAGCATAATAGCCACTATATGGCAGGGCGGTTACAGATGATCACACCGCGTCGTTACAGTGAGTTTGGTATTACGGACGAGCCTATTTATCAGCAGTTTATTGACGATCCGGCTCGGTTTCAGTTTATCTCGCGCCCGGACAGAACGGCAGAGCTGTGGCACCATTTCCATCCATAA
- a CDS encoding PTS system mannose/fructose/sorbose family transporter subunit IID — protein MEERKLTRKDLRRCWRAWMMHNLSSMSFERLESFGFCLSMLPVAKKLYPDAAQRTEMLRRHASFYNTEPQIGAIVNGMALGLEEKKANGEPIDGETINTLKVGLMGPIAGIGDSMIPGMLIPILLSIGMALAAGGNILGPLFYTVAWLAIIIPGSWFLFLKGYQMGSGSVEMLVSSKSTRLREALSLLGVFVMGGVAASYVKLGTGLEFITRDGVNIHVQQMLDGIFPQLLPLVVVLGTWYLMAKRGVSPVKAMVLLLVLAALGVATGVFAG, from the coding sequence ATGGAAGAACGTAAACTGACCCGCAAAGATCTGCGCCGCTGCTGGCGGGCGTGGATGATGCACAACCTCTCTTCAATGAGCTTTGAACGGCTGGAATCTTTCGGCTTCTGCCTGAGCATGCTGCCGGTGGCAAAAAAACTCTATCCCGATGCAGCACAACGCACCGAGATGCTGCGTCGTCACGCGTCGTTCTACAACACAGAGCCGCAAATTGGCGCGATTGTTAACGGTATGGCGCTGGGTCTGGAAGAGAAGAAAGCCAACGGCGAGCCGATTGATGGTGAAACCATCAACACTCTGAAGGTGGGCCTGATGGGGCCGATAGCAGGGATCGGCGATTCGATGATCCCCGGAATGCTAATCCCCATCCTCCTCAGCATCGGGATGGCGCTGGCGGCAGGAGGGAACATACTTGGCCCGCTGTTTTATACCGTTGCCTGGCTGGCCATTATTATCCCGGGCTCATGGTTCCTGTTTCTTAAAGGCTACCAGATGGGATCAGGCTCTGTGGAGATGCTGGTCAGCAGCAAATCCACCCGCCTACGGGAAGCGCTCTCCCTGCTGGGCGTATTCGTCATGGGCGGCGTGGCGGCCAGCTATGTGAAGCTCGGTACCGGGCTGGAGTTCATCACCCGCGACGGCGTTAACATTCACGTGCAGCAGATGCTGGACGGTATTTTCCCGCAACTGCTTCCGCTGGTGGTGGTGCTGGGTACCTGGTACCTGATGGCAAAACGCGGCGTGTCGCCAGTCAAAGCCATGGTTCTACTGCTGGTACTCGCAGCGCTTGGCGTGGCAACCGGGGTGTTTGCAGGATAA
- a CDS encoding PTS sugar transporter subunit IIC codes for MFIEASLIGLLCYLGALSSPWLLGLTGGWYLISRPLISGMLVGLILGDIKTGIMIGVAVQAVYIAMVTPGGSMPADLNFVAYPAIALGILSGKGPEVAVALAATIGIAGTILFNAMMVLNSFWNHRADVALENGDERGIYLNSAIWPQVMNFVLRFVPTFIAVFFGAQYISGFMDSLPQIVLSTMNVLGGILPAVGIAILLKQIIKSYTMLIYFLVGFVCIVFLKLNMVALVIVGALLALIHYNYKPETPQAVASAPVPDDEDEF; via the coding sequence ATGTTTATCGAAGCGTCATTAATTGGCCTGCTGTGTTATCTGGGTGCACTCAGCAGTCCGTGGCTTTTAGGGTTGACTGGCGGTTGGTATCTCATCTCCCGACCGCTTATTTCCGGGATGCTGGTTGGCCTGATCCTGGGCGATATCAAAACCGGAATTATGATTGGCGTAGCGGTGCAGGCAGTGTATATCGCGATGGTGACCCCCGGCGGCTCGATGCCAGCAGATTTAAACTTTGTGGCTTATCCAGCCATTGCGCTGGGGATCCTTTCCGGCAAAGGACCTGAGGTTGCCGTCGCACTGGCAGCAACTATCGGTATCGCCGGAACCATTCTCTTCAATGCGATGATGGTGCTCAATTCATTCTGGAATCATCGGGCGGATGTCGCGCTGGAAAATGGCGATGAGCGAGGAATCTACCTCAACAGCGCCATATGGCCACAGGTGATGAATTTTGTGCTGCGCTTTGTCCCCACGTTTATCGCCGTCTTTTTTGGCGCGCAATACATTAGCGGCTTTATGGACAGCCTGCCGCAGATCGTACTCTCGACCATGAACGTGCTGGGCGGTATTTTGCCCGCCGTCGGTATTGCCATCCTGCTTAAGCAGATCATCAAAAGCTACACCATGCTCATCTATTTCCTGGTGGGCTTCGTCTGCATCGTTTTCCTGAAACTCAATATGGTTGCGCTGGTGATCGTGGGCGCCCTGCTGGCGCTGATTCATTACAACTACAAACCTGAGACGCCGCAGGCCGTGGCCTCTGCACCAGTCCCTGACGACGAGGATGAATTCTGA
- a CDS encoding PTS sugar transporter subunit IIB has translation MSISFVRIDDRVIHGQLITRWAKELPCDGIVAIDDAVAADPLLSSVMKGAVSDTKVWLFDTATAIEKLPKVIASEKRYFVIGKSPLTLQRIEQAGISLKNSNGKINVGPMSARANTITIGPNQSVTKDEAAAFEWLTVQGHAIEFRLVPDASFYTWQDARQKLK, from the coding sequence ATGAGTATTTCTTTTGTTCGCATCGACGATCGCGTGATCCATGGGCAGCTCATCACACGCTGGGCCAAAGAGCTGCCCTGTGACGGCATCGTTGCCATTGATGATGCCGTTGCGGCCGATCCGCTGCTGTCGTCGGTCATGAAAGGCGCCGTCTCTGACACCAAAGTGTGGCTGTTCGATACCGCAACGGCGATTGAAAAACTGCCCAAAGTGATTGCCAGCGAGAAGCGGTATTTTGTGATAGGCAAATCGCCGCTTACGCTGCAGCGAATTGAACAGGCAGGCATTAGCCTGAAAAACAGCAACGGGAAAATCAACGTGGGGCCGATGAGCGCTCGCGCTAACACGATCACCATCGGCCCGAATCAATCGGTCACGAAAGATGAAGCGGCGGCGTTCGAGTGGCTCACCGTCCAGGGACACGCGATTGAATTCCGCCTGGTTCCAGATGCCAGTTTTTATACCTGGCAGGACGCCAGACAAAAGCTGAAATAA
- a CDS encoding PTS sugar transporter subunit IIA, whose translation MIHFIVATHGPLASALLESGRMVYGDLPGVHAVCLTEQAGIEGFRRDFCATLEAASINADGVLVLCDMQSGTPWNVACEVAFNQHTHPPVAVVAGVNFPMLLQTDEVMMARDVHHAAAQIIQLTLPTLVQAKQIDSEPTDDF comes from the coding sequence ATGATTCATTTTATTGTCGCCACCCACGGTCCGCTTGCCAGCGCTCTGCTGGAGAGCGGCCGGATGGTTTATGGCGATCTGCCCGGCGTGCACGCCGTTTGTCTGACCGAACAGGCAGGGATAGAGGGCTTCCGCCGTGACTTTTGCGCCACTCTGGAAGCAGCAAGCATAAATGCTGATGGCGTGCTGGTGCTGTGTGATATGCAAAGCGGCACGCCCTGGAATGTGGCTTGCGAGGTCGCGTTTAACCAGCATACACATCCACCTGTCGCCGTGGTCGCGGGGGTCAACTTCCCGATGCTGCTGCAAACCGACGAGGTGATGATGGCACGCGATGTTCATCATGCTGCCGCGCAAATAATCCAACTCACTCTGCCGACGCTGGTACAGGCGAAACAGATAGATTCTGAACCGACAGACGATTTTTAA
- a CDS encoding class I mannose-6-phosphate isomerase, which produces MTTYDKFPTVMIQGYDDSAWQGWEAIISSLDAKTRQCSRTVLVIDCYPGVRMTELENALLPQLRPTLTINVEQARQDERTIHEMLARNLTDDRVFGVLSCHQLGEFFDPTRLETLQAQVSQCSEGLIVIYGPGAALVHPGDVLVYADLPRWEIQQRMRSGEMGNWGVENQHEDILRRYKRAFFIEWRVFDRHKTPLLKRADFLLDTTRANQPAMVSGEALRAGLEQTTSQPFRVVPFFDPGIWGGQWMKQQFDLDPSAPNYAWCFDCVPEENSLLLRFGAVRIEIPSQDLVLLEPRALLGEKVHARFGAEFPIRFDFLDTVGGQNLSFQVHPVTEYIQQQFGMHYTQDESYYILDARPDAVVYLGTKTGIDPKDMMDDLRRAGRGDKPFDDARFVNQIPAKKHDHFLIPAGTVHCSGAGTMVLEISATPYIFTFKLWDWGRLGLDGLPRPVHLDHGEKVIDWQRDTQWVHQHLVNQFEPIAEGNYWREERTGLHEREFIETRRHWFSEPVLHHTGGGVNVLNLVEGDEAIVDSPTGAFAPFTVHYAETFIIPASVGEYRISPPANSSSQPLATIKAWVRS; this is translated from the coding sequence ATGACAACTTACGACAAATTCCCCACGGTGATGATTCAGGGTTATGACGACAGCGCCTGGCAAGGTTGGGAGGCGATTATCAGCAGCCTTGATGCAAAAACCCGACAGTGCAGCCGCACCGTACTGGTGATTGATTGCTATCCAGGCGTGCGCATGACCGAACTTGAGAACGCTTTGCTGCCGCAATTGCGTCCGACACTCACAATCAATGTCGAACAAGCGCGACAGGATGAGCGCACCATTCATGAAATGCTGGCACGCAACCTCACCGACGATCGCGTCTTTGGCGTACTCTCCTGCCACCAGCTCGGTGAGTTTTTCGATCCCACTCGTCTGGAAACATTGCAGGCTCAGGTGAGCCAATGCTCTGAAGGGCTGATTGTGATTTACGGCCCCGGTGCGGCGCTCGTCCATCCGGGTGATGTGCTGGTGTATGCCGATCTTCCTCGATGGGAGATCCAGCAGCGTATGCGCAGCGGTGAGATGGGGAACTGGGGCGTAGAGAATCAGCATGAAGATATCCTTCGTCGCTACAAACGCGCCTTTTTTATCGAATGGAGAGTCTTCGATCGCCACAAAACGCCGCTTCTCAAACGCGCCGATTTTTTACTGGATACAACCCGGGCAAACCAGCCCGCGATGGTCAGCGGCGAAGCCCTGCGTGCCGGGCTTGAACAAACGACCTCGCAGCCTTTCCGCGTAGTCCCCTTTTTCGACCCCGGAATCTGGGGCGGCCAGTGGATGAAACAACAATTCGATCTCGATCCCTCTGCACCCAATTACGCATGGTGTTTTGACTGTGTGCCCGAGGAAAACAGCCTGTTACTGCGTTTTGGCGCAGTGCGGATCGAGATCCCCTCTCAGGATCTGGTTCTGCTTGAGCCTCGCGCTCTGCTGGGTGAGAAAGTTCACGCACGTTTCGGCGCGGAGTTCCCGATTCGCTTTGACTTTCTCGATACCGTTGGCGGCCAAAACCTAAGCTTCCAGGTCCACCCCGTTACCGAGTACATCCAGCAACAGTTCGGGATGCATTACACCCAGGATGAGAGCTATTACATCCTGGACGCCAGGCCAGATGCCGTTGTTTATCTGGGCACCAAAACCGGTATAGATCCTAAGGACATGATGGACGATCTCAGGCGTGCGGGGCGCGGTGACAAACCGTTTGATGATGCCCGTTTCGTTAATCAAATCCCGGCCAAAAAACACGACCATTTCCTGATCCCTGCAGGCACAGTGCACTGCTCCGGCGCCGGGACCATGGTACTGGAGATCAGCGCTACGCCGTATATCTTCACCTTCAAACTATGGGACTGGGGCCGCCTTGGGCTGGACGGTCTGCCGCGCCCGGTACACCTGGACCACGGTGAAAAGGTGATCGACTGGCAGCGCGACACGCAGTGGGTGCATCAGCATCTGGTGAATCAGTTTGAACCTATCGCAGAAGGAAATTACTGGCGCGAAGAACGAACGGGGCTGCACGAGCGAGAATTTATCGAAACCCGTCGTCACTGGTTTAGCGAACCCGTGTTGCATCATACCGGTGGCGGTGTGAATGTGCTGAATCTCGTGGAGGGAGACGAAGCCATTGTCGATAGCCCAACCGGTGCGTTTGCACCTTTCACCGTCCATTACGCCGAAACCTTCATCATTCCGGCAAGCGTCGGTGAATATCGCATTTCACCGCCCGCCAATTCCTCCAGCCAACCACTGGCGACTATCAAAGCCTGGGTAAGGAGTTAA